ATGAGCGCGATGGCTCCGACCGCATAACTGATCCACATGCCAGCCGGCGGAAGATCCGCAAGCGCGCCAAGCGCGATGAACGCCAACCCCAGCACCATTCGAATCGGCCGCTCGATTCCTCCTACGTTACAAGTCATGGCTATACCCCCTTTGCGCCAACCTTCGGTTGAGCCGGCGGGCGTCTGATCGCTGCCGCGGCACTGTGCCCGCGAGACCCAGCCGGTGGTGCATGCCCCGTTTGAGCAGCGCCCTGGATAAAGGATTCGCGCCACCCTTACTCCTCATTTCACCTTCTACCTTCCTACCGGGACGCGGCCAGCCGATAGAGTCCATGGCAGGTGGTGCAGCGTTTTGTGATGCTGGAAAGATCGCTGAGGATCTCGTCTCTGGACGCTCCCTGGGTCGCTCGTTCCGCCAGCCCGTCGAAGTCCTGGTGGACCGACATGCCCATCTGTTTGAACGGAAGCGGAAGCTTCGCCATCAGGACGGGATTCACGTCCGCCGCCATGTCCATTCCTGCGGTGCGGGCGGCCGTGGCGATCATGCGCGCGCCCTCCGCCGGGTCGCGCGCCCTGACTCCATCAAGGATGCCGTCCACGGCCTGGAGCAACTGCCGCATCTCGGCCAGGATCTGATCTCGTTCGGCCGGAGCCAGCAGCACCTCGGTACGGCCGTCGGTGGCCGACGCGGTCATCCCCCGCACAAACACCCATGCCAACAGGCCGACCCCCACGAGCCACAGCACAAGAGCCGCGACGCACAACCGGCTCAACGCAGCACCTCACTTCCTCAACGTCTCCACATAGGCGGCGACATCCGCGAGTTGCATCTCGGACAGTGGTCCTTTCCAGGCGGGCATCGCCGTGCCGGGACTGCCCTGCTCAATGACTCGGCGCAGATCGGCCCCGCTTTTCTTCCTGCTCGGCTGGCTCGTGAAGTCGGTCGCGGGAGGAATCAACGCCCGTCCGGTCGGCCCATCGCCTTTGCCTTGCGGCCCGTGACAGACCATACAGTGCTTGTCGAACAGCAGCTTGCCCTTTGCCGGATCGCCCGTTCCAGCCGCCTCAGCCAGGCCCGGCATCAGCAGCGCGATGACAACCAGCGCCGTCGTCCCCTTCATCGCCCTACCTTTCCTCACTTCAGTGTTTGCCCTCGCCCTTGTGCCCCTTGCCCTTGCCTTTGTCCTCCACATCGATCACGGCCCCGGAATCCGCATCGATGTGCACTTCCTTGATCATCTTGTCGTCCGTCACGATCTCGACTTCCCACACCGTCTTGTCATGTTTCTTTTCAAGTTCGGCCTCGATGACCTTGCCCGGCACCTTCTCGGAAGCAGTCTTCACGGCCTGATCGATCGTCACCTTGGCCGTCTCCGCCATTTCGACCTTGCTCTTATGCTTCTCTCCCTTCTTATCGGCGAGTGCTGTGCCGCCCAACACCAGCAAGAGGCCCGCCGCCATTGCCGCCGCCATCGCAATCTGTCTCATATGATTTCCTCCTTGTGTGTCGGAAGAGGACGAACACCTACACGATGGACTCCCGTTTTTCGCCCAGGCGTGACGAGTGCGATGATTGTGCCAATTGGGCGCCGCAGCGATCACCTCCCGAAGCGACCGTCAAGTGGTTGATTCTCAGTGCCTGAACATCAGAGTGCCGGCTGCCATTGCGGCCAAAGTCCCCAGCGAGATCTTGCCTTCTGGGGCGAGATGCCACAGACGACGTTAGCCCTCGGCGCACAGCACGCTTCGACTCGAAGGCCTTGATAACCTGCTGGTATAGGAGCAGACTGAATTGAAGTCCGAGGGAGTGAACGACTGGTCCAGACGGCGGTCACGATGTTCTTCGGCGGCAGGATCTGCGGTCACTGCGGCGTACCTCCCGATGTGACCCATCGGGCGTCCTATCTCAGGCTCTTGCCTGGTTGTCTCTACGCCGTCATCTGCGATCGGTGTCTGGCCTGGGCAAGGGAGAGCCCTGTTGAAGGAAGACCCCTCTCCGTATCATGAGCCGGGCAGAGCTCAAGCCGACGACGCACGTTCCCCTCTACAACACACGAGCCGCCATTGCGCCTATCGTGCGCCGCATAGAGCGATTCGCTTCATCCGGTGGTGATCATTGGAATCGTCCATCTCTTTCACCATGCACACAAGCGATGGCCCTAGCGCACCTCAAAGGATCATTTTACTTAGTGGCAGGATGGAAGGTGCCAGGTGGATCTGAACGTGCTCATCGTGGGCGGCGGCATCCACGGCGTGGGAATCCTGCATGACCTCGCCTCCCGCCGCATCGGGGGAGTTCACCTCGCTGAACGCGAACGGCTTGCCTCCGGCACATCAAGCCGAACGACCAAGCTCATGCACGGAGGTTTACGGTATCTCGCGCACCTGTCGCAATGGGGATTGGTCCGTGACGCGTTGAGGGAACGTGCGCTCCTCCTCAAGAATCTTCCTGAAGTCGTGCGTCCAATTCCGTTTGTCCTCCCTGTTTTTCGATCGGGCCGGCCCTCTTGGATGATTCGTCTTGGATTGCGCCTTTATGAGAGCTTGGCCACGACTGCCGATGACCTCCCTCGCGCGCGGCGACTTGGCCCTCACGAACTCGGTGAACTCGCGCCTTATCTCCATTCACACGTCCTTCAGCATGAGATAAGTACGGCATTCTTGTTCTATGAGGCTCAGATGCAGGACGATGTGATCGTCCGGCTTGCTGCGCGCGCCGCCGCTCGTCTCGGTGCCACCTATGCCGAAGAGACGTTCGTGGATCGCGTGGAGTGCGACGGCCAGGGGTTTCGTGTCCGGTTGGTCGATGCGCAGGGCGTGAACGAGGTCACCTGTCGCGTGCTCGTGAATGCCGCGGGAGCCTGGTGCAATGCGAATTTATTACGCTGGGGATTCCTTCCGCAGGTGACGTGCCTCCTCAACGTCGGCTCTCATCTCGTCCTCTCTCCCTCCGCCATCCCGGCGAACCCGGACCACTGTGCCGCCGCGGCCCTTCAACATGAGGATGGCCGCCTGGTCTTCTTCATCCCCTGGGCCGGACGATGGCTCCTCGGCACGACTGAATCCCAGCTTGAGGGGACGCCAGAGAAGTGGACCCACCCCCCAGGGGATCGTGAGTATCTGTTGAACATCGCGAAGCAGTATCTTGCCCTTGTTCACCCGGGCGAACAGGTGATCGAGGCCTTCTGCGGCATCAGGACCATTCCAATTGTGCGGCGGTCGGGACGCGCGAGCAGCAGAGTGACCTCCGGCTCATGGACTCAGGCTCCGTTCTCCTCACCGTTTTACGTTCGGAAGTGGAATCACGAGACAGCGAGCCTCTCGCGCAAGGCCGTGATCGATGAGTACCCCGGCCACAGGTTGGTTTCCATCTACGGTGGAAAATTCACGACCTACCGCGCACTCAGCGAAACAGTGGGAGACCGGATTGCGCAGTGGCTGGGGCAGGGTGGGGAGTGCGGCACCAAGGCCAGACAGGCTTGGTTTCTCGATGACCTCCAACCGGCTGAGGCGCACCTGTTTCGCTCGCAGGCCGAGTTGCGGCAAGGCCGGATCTCCGATTGGAATAGCGGGCGGGTTATTCGTCAACCGTCATTCGTCAATCGTGGGATCGCCTCCTCCGATTGACGGTTGACCATCGATGGATTTCGATAAGACGACGAAGCGGCGTCGGATCTAGCAAAGCTTGGTATGGGAACAAAGGCGAGAAGCATCACTGAAGGTGTCTCTCCGACGGCATCCATGAAGAGGGGCTTCGCCCGATGGGCCGCCGGCTCAAGGGAAGCTTAGTATGGCTTGCCGTTCAACCGAAGGTTGGTATAAAGGTGCGGCCATGAGTATCGCGAGGAAACTCAAAGCATATCTCGATCGCGAACACGTCCACTATGACGTCCTGCCTCACCCGGAAGCCTTTCGCGCGATTGAGATCGCCCGTGCGCTCCACGCCCCTGAGAAGGAACTGGCGAAGGTCGTGATAATGAAGGTGGACGCGAGATTTGTCATGACCGTGCTGCCGGCCGGTTGGCTCGTGGATCTCCACCGCCTCCGTGATGTCTTCCGGACCCATCACGTCCGATTAGCGACCGAGGAGGAGTTCAAAGATCTCTTCCCGGACTGCGAGTTGGGCGCCATGCCGCCGTTCGGAAACCTCTACGGGCTGGACGTATACGCTGATCGATCGCTCACAGAAGACGAACAGATCATCTTTCAGGCCGGCACCCATTCGGAAGCGATCCGCATGCGCTACATGGACTTCGCCTCACTGGTTTTTCCGGTCGTGGCGGAGTTCCATCAGTTACACTCAACGGTCCGGTGACCTACGGCGCCGCGTTTCCTCCGAGCGACGATTCGTCGCAGGCATACCCTCTGCGCGCCGTCCGTCATCGCCCGCCAGCCTCACGTGTGACCGGCCGCTTTCATCGGTTTGCTTCGA
The DNA window shown above is from Nitrospira tepida and carries:
- a CDS encoding YgaP family membrane protein, with amino-acid sequence MTCNVGGIERPIRMVLGLAFIALGALADLPPAGMWISYAVGAIALITGAVGFCPAWSLLGINTCPTKPK
- a CDS encoding c-type cytochrome encodes the protein MKGTTALVVIALLMPGLAEAAGTGDPAKGKLLFDKHCMVCHGPQGKGDGPTGRALIPPATDFTSQPSRKKSGADLRRVIEQGSPGTAMPAWKGPLSEMQLADVAAYVETLRK
- a CDS encoding PepSY domain-containing protein; protein product: MRQIAMAAAMAAGLLLVLGGTALADKKGEKHKSKVEMAETAKVTIDQAVKTASEKVPGKVIEAELEKKHDKTVWEVEIVTDDKMIKEVHIDADSGAVIDVEDKGKGKGHKGEGKH
- a CDS encoding FAD-dependent oxidoreductase — its product is MDLNVLIVGGGIHGVGILHDLASRRIGGVHLAERERLASGTSSRTTKLMHGGLRYLAHLSQWGLVRDALRERALLLKNLPEVVRPIPFVLPVFRSGRPSWMIRLGLRLYESLATTADDLPRARRLGPHELGELAPYLHSHVLQHEISTAFLFYEAQMQDDVIVRLAARAAARLGATYAEETFVDRVECDGQGFRVRLVDAQGVNEVTCRVLVNAAGAWCNANLLRWGFLPQVTCLLNVGSHLVLSPSAIPANPDHCAAAALQHEDGRLVFFIPWAGRWLLGTTESQLEGTPEKWTHPPGDREYLLNIAKQYLALVHPGEQVIEAFCGIRTIPIVRRSGRASSRVTSGSWTQAPFSSPFYVRKWNHETASLSRKAVIDEYPGHRLVSIYGGKFTTYRALSETVGDRIAQWLGQGGECGTKARQAWFLDDLQPAEAHLFRSQAELRQGRISDWNSGRVIRQPSFVNRGIASSD
- a CDS encoding aminoacyl-tRNA deacylase, translated to MSIARKLKAYLDREHVHYDVLPHPEAFRAIEIARALHAPEKELAKVVIMKVDARFVMTVLPAGWLVDLHRLRDVFRTHHVRLATEEEFKDLFPDCELGAMPPFGNLYGLDVYADRSLTEDEQIIFQAGTHSEAIRMRYMDFASLVFPVVAEFHQLHSTVR